The Synergistales bacterium genomic sequence GGCGAACGGCGAGGATCGCTCGTGTTGCTTGCCCGTCATGTGATCGATGGTGAGCTCCAGGATGGCCACATTCCGCAGCGCCTCGTCGCTCCGCTCCACGCGGGCGCCCCTCTCGTCGTAGTGGGCGGCCAGGATCCTGATGCCCTCCCGCTTTTCGTCGCTGTCCTCCAGGATCCGCAGGGAACCGAAGCCGATGACGCTCCGGTAGGTGAGCGTGATGCCCGAGCTCTTCTTTGGGTCGTCGTGGAAGACCACGTCGGTCTCCACCTGGAAGGAGGCCCGGGGATCCCGGCGGATGAGGTCGATCTTCTTGCCGGTGGTGGCGCTGTGCATGTAGAGACGTCCGTCGCGGTAGCCGTAGGTGATGGGGAAGACATAGGGATAGGCCTCGTCGAAGAGTCCCACGTGGAGCACCTGCGATTGCCCGAGAATCTCCTCGATCTCCCCTCTGTCGCTGATCTCCAGATCGGTTCTGCGCATTGCCCTGAACATATCATCCCATCCTTTCCTCGATCTGCTGCCTCCATTGTATCGCCTGGAGCCCCATCGGCACGGCGCAGATCGCCGCCGGATCCCGCGATCGGTGCGCTGTTTCCCTTTTCGCAGGACGGTGGCCCTTCAGGGAAGGGGGGCGAACGGTGGGGTCCTCCGGTTCCGCAGGCATACCGGTTTCGGAATCCGAGGAATGGCGCTCTTCCCTTTTTCCGCCGGAGTTATACTGGTTCTGGTAGAATCCACAGCAGAACCCATGGATCGAGGTGGAAACCATGCATGCAAACACTGGAACGACAAACCCCCCGGGGAGGAGCCGGCGTCCCGTCGTACTGCAACAGATCGTCCTTGCGGCGCTG encodes the following:
- a CDS encoding pyridoxamine 5'-phosphate oxidase family protein, producing the protein MRRTDLEISDRGEIEEILGQSQVLHVGLFDEAYPYVFPITYGYRDGRLYMHSATTGKKIDLIRRDPRASFQVETDVVFHDDPKKSSGITLTYRSVIGFGSLRILEDSDEKREGIRILAAHYDERGARVERSDEALRNVAILELTIDHMTGKQHERSSPFASWSCGSGR